In one Sphingobacterium daejeonense genomic region, the following are encoded:
- a CDS encoding GNAT family N-acetyltransferase, producing MLEFGQYKILKFVNTTMDFDYYFQMVNDEKVMEMITGKPLDYAEAREDFKNLLKINAISPNFGTFKIIDKTKGCLVGLAKLEITESKTEIAELGYIIIPEYWGKGIGTLISTNLVSYAKSTKSLKGLFAIIDPKNIASRKILNKNGFQFREYKDFDGLPGEILELVF from the coding sequence ATGTTAGAATTCGGGCAATATAAGATTTTAAAGTTTGTTAATACGACGATGGATTTTGATTATTATTTCCAGATGGTGAATGATGAGAAAGTAATGGAAATGATCACTGGAAAACCTCTAGATTATGCTGAGGCAAGGGAGGATTTCAAAAATCTTTTAAAGATAAATGCCATTTCACCAAACTTTGGCACCTTCAAAATCATTGATAAAACAAAAGGATGTCTCGTTGGTCTCGCGAAGCTTGAAATAACTGAATCTAAAACAGAAATCGCAGAATTGGGTTATATAATTATTCCAGAATATTGGGGCAAAGGGATCGGTACTTTGATTTCAACAAATTTGGTGAGTTATGCAAAGTCTACAAAATCCTTAAAAGGACTGTTTGCAATTATAGACCCTAAAAATATAGCCTCAAGAAAGATTCTGAATAAAAATGGATTCCAGTTCCGTGAATACAAAGATTTTGATGGCTTGCCCGGAGAAATCCTAGAACTGGTTTTTTAA
- a CDS encoding type 1 glutamine amidotransferase domain-containing protein, whose product MKKLKEIVNMKSILIIATNVGKYVDPDLKTGLWLSELTHIYKEATDKGWAVTIASPKGGVIPIDPESLKPLMLDKISKQYYNAPDFMALLNNSKNLADVKSIDYDSIYLAGGHGTMYDFPDCPEIQEIVRNQYQANKNVTAICHGVGGLLNVKLTNGEFLIKGKSMTGFDWVEEKLAGRKDEVPFNLEEAIKERGANLKKALIPMTSNTVIDGNLITGQNPFSSKETAKVLIEELSK is encoded by the coding sequence TTGAAGAAATTAAAAGAAATAGTTAATATGAAATCGATACTCATTATTGCAACAAATGTAGGAAAATATGTTGATCCTGACTTAAAGACAGGATTATGGCTCAGTGAATTGACTCATATTTACAAGGAAGCAACAGATAAAGGATGGGCTGTAACCATTGCAAGTCCAAAAGGCGGAGTAATTCCTATTGATCCTGAGAGTTTGAAACCTTTAATGTTGGATAAGATTTCAAAGCAATATTACAATGCCCCAGATTTCATGGCATTGTTGAATAATTCAAAAAATCTAGCAGATGTAAAATCGATAGATTACGACAGCATTTATTTGGCAGGCGGTCATGGTACGATGTATGATTTTCCTGATTGCCCTGAGATTCAAGAAATTGTCCGCAATCAATATCAGGCAAATAAAAATGTTACTGCCATTTGTCACGGTGTCGGAGGATTGTTAAATGTAAAGCTTACAAATGGAGAATTTCTGATTAAAGGAAAGTCAATGACAGGCTTCGATTGGGTTGAAGAAAAATTAGCAGGTCGTAAAGATGAGGTACCTTTCAACTTAGAAGAAGCAATTAAAGAACGAGGAGCAAATCTAAAAAAAGCATTGATTCCAATGACATCAAATACAGTTATTGACGGAAATTTAATTACCGGCCAAAATCCCTTTAGCTCGAAAGAAACGGCCAAGGTACTAATCGAGGAATTAAGTAAATAG
- a CDS encoding DinB family protein — protein MKDFFKELFEYSHHYNQKLIEIIQNNPENISDKALKIFSHILNAHHVWNNRLIGNIPKYGVWKEHAPDEMIFIENQNFEESLRILETLDLNETIDYRNTAGKQFKNGIRDIIFHIINHSTYHRAQIATEFRTSGLEPLMTDFIFYKR, from the coding sequence CGAATATAGCCATCATTATAACCAAAAATTAATAGAGATAATTCAAAATAACCCTGAAAATATATCTGATAAAGCTTTAAAAATATTCAGCCATATATTGAATGCTCATCATGTTTGGAATAATCGTTTGATTGGAAACATCCCAAAATATGGAGTTTGGAAGGAACATGCTCCCGACGAAATGATATTTATAGAAAACCAAAATTTTGAAGAAAGCCTACGTATTCTAGAAACTTTAGACTTAAATGAAACCATTGACTACAGAAATACTGCAGGCAAACAATTCAAAAATGGAATCAGAGATATTATTTTTCACATCATTAATCATTCTACTTATCATCGAGCGCAGATAGCTACTGAGTTTAGAACTTCTGGTTTAGAACCATTGATGACAGATTTTATTTTTTATAAACGTTGA
- a CDS encoding AAA family ATPase: MENLKNKNYLCIPEVAREIIKDQVQKRGSALPWANKEEYAQMMWQESVRSYQETVENNTGGKYLFR; this comes from the coding sequence TTGGAAAATTTGAAAAACAAGAATTATTTATGCATTCCAGAAGTAGCCCGAGAAATCATAAAAGATCAAGTTCAAAAAAGAGGCTCAGCCCTTCCCTGGGCAAACAAAGAAGAATATGCACAAATGATGTGGCAGGAGTCTGTCCGTTCTTACCAAGAAACAGTTGAAAACAATACGGGCGGAAAATATCTTTTTCGATAG
- a CDS encoding sugar O-acetyltransferase, with amino-acid sequence MDNPKKDIFERLKGGETIAGSDPEGYKMREASYQTKELLLKMNASSEPDEIRKILSEIVGAEIHESTDVFTPIYINYGKDIKIGKSVFINFDCVFLGLGGITIEDHVLIAPKVSLLSEGHPLEIEKRHSLVPGRITIKKNAWIGANATILPGVTIGENAVVAAGAIVSKDVPANTVVGGIPAKVIKIIDNENNQ; translated from the coding sequence ATGGACAATCCAAAAAAAGATATTTTTGAAAGGTTAAAAGGTGGTGAAACCATTGCTGGATCAGATCCTGAAGGATATAAAATGCGAGAGGCATCGTATCAGACTAAAGAATTATTGTTAAAGATGAATGCTTCCAGCGAGCCTGATGAGATCAGAAAAATCCTATCAGAAATCGTTGGAGCAGAAATTCATGAATCAACAGATGTTTTTACACCGATTTATATCAATTATGGGAAGGATATTAAGATTGGAAAGTCAGTATTTATAAATTTCGATTGCGTTTTCCTTGGGCTTGGTGGGATTACCATAGAAGACCATGTGTTAATAGCACCGAAGGTTAGCCTTTTATCTGAAGGCCATCCTTTAGAAATAGAAAAGAGACATTCATTAGTTCCTGGTCGCATAACTATCAAAAAGAATGCTTGGATAGGTGCAAATGCGACTATTCTTCCTGGAGTTACTATTGGAGAAAACGCAGTCGTTGCGGCAGGAGCAATAGTTTCCAAAGATGTTCCCGCAAATACCGTCGTGGGTGGAATACCAGCAAAAGTTATAAAAATTATTGATAATGAAAATAATCAATAG
- a CDS encoding RagB/SusD family nutrient uptake outer membrane protein codes for MKTKNFAIAILLTGALSLSSCEKFLEENPDSNEQLEVFFKTEAQATANVNALYRRGAPVRYGNAGSAYLGPTASIPTFLTGYFTNSYENQELVCAYSRQLVRQQNTRIVSNTMNSIWDDGYSAINIANGGILHIPDIAMPNEQNKKVLIATSKFFRAFNYFYLVKTFGDVPMPTLPTEDLSNLYLTRTAAADVYKLIETDLKEAVEVLPAVTFTDNKKRITKYVAAMTLANVYLQQGKFADAATYSKMVVNSAHGLTANDDLKMNSAYNKLRKTDDLAESIYAYEFDGAINSSGWWTTYAFNGSATAVFDKYSIFERVYGPTKRFLNVYKADDLRIQPNQFFHWEYKNPNTGKVWKSDDAGVWYFVDESALLNTGRGTKDWNIYRYAEALLIAAESTAKASNAVTAEAAGYLARIKARASTTNKTVAQFTTELQGLSLNAFVEEVWNERLRELPLEFKMWDDCLRTGKFPNISTTEKGKITWVNLVGAQNASGATFKDSDLLWPISLDELQRNPELTQNKDYQATN; via the coding sequence ATGAAAACTAAAAATTTTGCAATCGCTATACTTCTTACTGGAGCTTTGAGTTTAAGTTCATGTGAGAAATTTTTGGAAGAGAACCCTGATTCGAATGAGCAGTTAGAAGTTTTCTTTAAAACAGAGGCACAGGCAACAGCAAATGTCAATGCGCTATATCGTCGTGGTGCACCAGTACGTTATGGTAATGCCGGAAGTGCATATTTGGGTCCTACGGCATCAATTCCTACTTTTTTAACGGGTTATTTTACCAACTCGTACGAAAACCAAGAATTGGTATGTGCATATTCACGCCAATTGGTCAGGCAACAAAATACACGTATTGTTTCCAATACGATGAATTCCATTTGGGATGATGGTTATTCTGCCATTAATATAGCCAATGGAGGAATTTTGCATATTCCGGATATTGCTATGCCAAATGAACAAAATAAAAAAGTACTTATCGCAACTTCAAAATTCTTCAGAGCTTTCAATTATTTCTATTTGGTGAAGACCTTTGGAGATGTTCCGATGCCAACTTTACCTACGGAGGACTTAAGTAATCTTTATCTTACTCGTACTGCCGCAGCTGATGTTTACAAATTAATTGAAACGGATTTAAAAGAGGCAGTAGAGGTTTTGCCTGCAGTGACTTTCACTGACAACAAAAAGAGAATCACCAAATATGTGGCTGCGATGACTCTTGCGAATGTTTATTTGCAACAGGGTAAATTTGCTGATGCAGCGACTTATTCAAAAATGGTCGTTAATTCTGCTCATGGGCTTACAGCCAATGATGATTTGAAGATGAACAGTGCATACAATAAATTAAGAAAAACGGATGACTTAGCAGAAAGTATCTATGCATATGAATTTGATGGCGCAATTAATTCAAGTGGATGGTGGACAACTTATGCATTCAACGGATCGGCAACTGCTGTATTCGATAAGTATTCTATTTTTGAAAGAGTGTACGGTCCAACAAAAAGATTCTTGAATGTATATAAAGCGGATGACTTAAGGATTCAACCTAACCAATTCTTCCATTGGGAATATAAAAACCCTAATACGGGCAAAGTATGGAAATCTGATGATGCGGGTGTATGGTATTTTGTTGACGAAAGTGCATTATTGAATACTGGTCGTGGTACGAAAGATTGGAATATCTACCGCTATGCAGAAGCATTATTAATTGCTGCTGAAAGTACTGCTAAGGCAAGCAATGCGGTAACAGCTGAAGCTGCTGGATACTTGGCAAGGATTAAAGCTCGAGCTTCTACTACGAATAAAACAGTAGCACAATTTACTACTGAACTTCAAGGTTTATCTCTGAATGCATTCGTTGAAGAGGTATGGAACGAAAGATTGCGTGAATTGCCATTGGAATTCAAAATGTGGGACGACTGCTTAAGAACTGGAAAATTCCCTAATATTTCTACTACAGAAAAAGGGAAAATTACCTGGGTAAATCTTGTGGGAGCACAAAATGCTTCAGGTGCAACATTTAAAGATTCAGATCTTTTATGGCCGATTTCATTGGATGAACTTCAACGTAATCCAGAGTTAACTCAAAACAAAGACTATCAAGCTACCAATTAA
- a CDS encoding NAD-dependent epimerase/dehydratase family protein, which produces MQVILGANGQIGEVLARELKRNFTSDIKIVSRKPQKVNDTDILFSADLTNREQAIEAVKGCEIAFFTLGLPISSSMWEDQFPIIVENVIEACKKEKTKLVFFDNTYMYPQDDRKLTESTIFQPLGRKGKVRKKLAEMVLEAMTKGELEAVICRAPEFYGPGKTQSITNTLIFDNIKADKKLKVPISANKKRSLIWTPDASRATALIGNTPTAYSQTWHLPVDSQHPTYKELIQICSKVYGRDFKFTVIPKIIFQIGSLFSSKLKELLELLPRYEHDNIFDDSKFRSHFPEFKETSYQKGIEEIKRNS; this is translated from the coding sequence ATGCAAGTAATTTTAGGAGCAAATGGGCAGATTGGTGAGGTGTTAGCCAGAGAATTAAAAAGGAACTTTACTTCAGATATAAAAATAGTTAGCAGAAAACCGCAAAAAGTAAATGATACCGATATCCTGTTCTCTGCTGATCTAACCAATCGAGAGCAAGCTATAGAAGCTGTTAAAGGTTGTGAAATTGCATTTTTCACCCTTGGGTTACCTATTAGCTCTAGCATGTGGGAAGATCAATTTCCAATTATCGTTGAGAACGTAATTGAAGCTTGTAAAAAAGAAAAAACGAAATTGGTTTTCTTTGACAATACTTATATGTATCCTCAAGATGACCGAAAACTTACTGAATCTACTATTTTTCAACCCTTGGGAAGAAAGGGAAAAGTAAGGAAAAAACTCGCTGAAATGGTTCTGGAAGCAATGACAAAAGGAGAATTGGAAGCTGTAATCTGTAGGGCTCCGGAATTTTATGGACCGGGAAAAACACAGAGCATAACAAATACACTCATTTTTGACAATATTAAAGCAGATAAAAAGCTTAAAGTACCAATTTCTGCCAACAAAAAAAGAAGCCTGATTTGGACCCCAGATGCTAGCCGAGCTACTGCCTTAATCGGAAATACACCTACTGCTTATAGTCAGACCTGGCATCTACCAGTGGATTCACAGCACCCAACTTATAAGGAACTTATTCAAATCTGTTCTAAAGTATATGGAAGAGATTTTAAATTTACTGTTATTCCTAAAATCATATTCCAAATTGGTTCCCTTTTTAGTTCTAAACTAAAAGAACTTCTAGAATTGCTGCCTAGGTATGAGCATGATAATATTTTTGATGATTCGAAATTCAGGTCACATTTTCCTGAATTCAAAGAGACGAGTTACCAAAAAGGAATTGAAGAAATTAAAAGAAATAGTTAA
- a CDS encoding AAA family ATPase, which translates to MKTIRAENIFFDRGILDTICYMEMENLAVHDEQEKYLMTSLYRRIFILPPWKEIYVTDEERKQSWEEALNTYDAMRKVYDRYGYDVLEVPKEDVEKRVEFILRNI; encoded by the coding sequence TTGAAAACAATACGGGCGGAAAATATCTTTTTCGATAGAGGAATATTGGATACCATCTGTTATATGGAAATGGAAAACTTAGCAGTCCATGATGAACAGGAAAAATATCTAATGACATCCTTGTACCGAAGAATATTTATTTTACCACCTTGGAAAGAAATCTATGTAACCGATGAAGAAAGGAAACAATCCTGGGAGGAAGCACTGAACACCTATGATGCGATGCGCAAAGTTTATGACAGATATGGTTACGATGTATTGGAGGTACCTAAGGAAGATGTTGAGAAAAGAGTAGAATTTATTTTAAGAAATATATAA
- a CDS encoding DUF4272 domain-containing protein, which yields MTEDEKIDIKEINMQIIGNKGYRYIDWLPILEDPNIRSLSEVKSRMAILLALVNISLDAPMEVIRDWLFDNNLSKHLSKKEESIFAKNDDEITQDDKNRLRWYLEGLWALMWATNLTNELKENEWCGDDMASLLPNIENDDDTEKIDAITELRSERELYIMLDYHYRLHWYCVDERINGKQAKINEGIVYERRYVLEWLMDKDSDWDDVGMST from the coding sequence ATGACGGAGGACGAAAAAATAGATATAAAAGAAATCAACATGCAGATCATTGGCAACAAAGGATATCGATATATCGACTGGTTGCCAATTCTGGAAGATCCAAATATTAGGTCCTTATCTGAAGTCAAAAGTAGGATGGCTATCCTTTTGGCTTTGGTCAATATTTCATTGGATGCGCCAATGGAAGTGATCCGAGATTGGCTTTTCGACAACAACCTGTCAAAACACCTCTCCAAAAAGGAAGAGTCAATATTTGCCAAGAATGATGATGAAATTACTCAGGATGACAAAAATAGACTTCGTTGGTATTTGGAAGGTTTGTGGGCATTAATGTGGGCAACAAATCTTACAAATGAACTCAAGGAAAATGAGTGGTGTGGGGATGATATGGCGTCCCTCCTACCAAATATTGAAAATGATGACGACACCGAAAAGATAGATGCAATTACTGAATTGAGGTCAGAAAGAGAATTATATATTATGCTAGACTATCATTATCGCTTGCACTGGTACTGTGTGGATGAAAGGATCAATGGAAAGCAAGCTAAAATCAACGAGGGAATAGTGTACGAAAGAAGATATGTGTTGGAATGGCTAATGGATAAAGATTCGGATTGGGATGATGTAGGAATGAGTACTTAA
- a CDS encoding Crp/Fnr family transcriptional regulator, with protein MYKKLLSNISSYIHLSEEEKIELESLFLFKSIKKNEFFLREGEVANSVGFINSGLFRYYLNEDGEIKTFAFSKENEYISNHESFLTKTPSTKSIQALEDSEILVISREGLEKFYEEFNEGEKFGRKIMEGLFIYYLQELTSFYSHSPEQRYLKILEQQPELIQRISQYHIASYLGIKPQSLSRIRSRLA; from the coding sequence ATGTATAAGAAGCTTTTGTCAAATATATCTTCATATATCCATCTATCAGAAGAAGAAAAAATTGAATTAGAATCCTTATTCTTATTTAAAAGTATAAAGAAGAATGAGTTTTTTTTGAGAGAAGGAGAGGTAGCCAATTCCGTAGGATTTATTAATTCCGGTCTGTTTCGATATTACCTCAATGAGGATGGAGAAATAAAGACATTTGCGTTTTCTAAAGAAAATGAATATATCAGTAATCATGAGAGCTTCTTGACAAAAACGCCTTCCACAAAAAGTATTCAGGCGCTAGAAGATTCTGAAATATTAGTTATTTCAAGGGAGGGACTTGAAAAATTCTACGAGGAATTTAATGAAGGAGAAAAATTTGGGAGAAAAATTATGGAAGGTTTGTTCATTTACTATCTTCAAGAATTGACATCTTTTTATTCGCATAGTCCAGAACAACGGTATTTAAAAATTCTTGAACAACAACCAGAGTTAATCCAGCGTATCAGCCAATATCACATTGCATCTTATTTGGGTATAAAACCTCAATCTTTGAGCAGAATTAGATCCCGATTAGCTTAA
- a CDS encoding sterol desaturase family protein, with protein MELLEKILSINSNYIVIGLLVFFFTMEQITSNPFSFKKRGGHLFQNMLFQIILVLLNISVVVLQVYLIEWLNERRIGLLFLVELPIWVKLILGVMLYDFTTYWIHIAAHKVPIMWRLHRVHHSDTSMDSSTTFRFHPLEMILVYEVGNVICAGVFGTDVLALGLYYFILNIFLFLEHSNLHYPNWLNKSLGLFFVTPDQHRVHHQQDQYYTDSNFADIFIIWDRIFGTYKTLPVEKMKYGLAEFEGTKKQGFLFLMISPFINIKRIKSDKT; from the coding sequence ATGGAATTGCTTGAAAAAATCCTCAGCATCAATTCGAATTACATTGTAATCGGATTATTGGTTTTCTTCTTTACAATGGAGCAGATTACATCCAATCCATTTTCCTTCAAAAAAAGAGGTGGACACCTGTTTCAGAACATGTTGTTCCAAATAATTCTTGTCCTACTCAACATTTCTGTTGTAGTACTGCAAGTTTATTTGATAGAATGGCTTAATGAACGTAGAATTGGACTCTTATTTTTGGTAGAATTGCCAATATGGGTAAAGTTGATCCTTGGTGTAATGCTTTATGATTTTACAACTTATTGGATTCATATTGCAGCACACAAAGTACCTATTATGTGGCGACTACATCGTGTCCATCATAGCGATACGTCTATGGATTCTTCTACAACCTTTAGATTTCATCCATTAGAAATGATTCTGGTATACGAAGTTGGAAATGTCATCTGTGCAGGGGTATTTGGAACAGATGTATTAGCCTTGGGATTATACTATTTTATCCTAAATATCTTTCTTTTCCTTGAACATTCCAATTTGCATTACCCTAATTGGCTAAACAAATCGTTAGGTTTATTTTTTGTGACTCCAGACCAACATAGAGTACACCACCAACAAGATCAATATTACACTGACTCCAATTTTGCTGATATATTTATTATCTGGGATCGTATTTTCGGAACTTACAAAACTCTTCCGGTTGAAAAAATGAAATACGGATTAGCCGAGTTCGAAGGAACCAAAAAACAAGGATTTCTATTTTTGATGATAAGTCCCTTTATAAATATCAAAAGAATAAAATCTGACAAAACATAA
- a CDS encoding RNA polymerase sigma factor has protein sequence MDSLYIDKVLSGDSHAFGYFISNYKDMAFSVSLSIVKNELLAEEATQEAFIQAYLSLKTFNANSKFSTWFYKIVIRCSYKLISKKNMMQVEFDVNHHDAEIDENALQTLLIEEQKQMINEVLMKMPSNESLALRLFYLEELSVQELCDITGWTIANSKVILHRARKRMAYELNKELDNVHYGRKQG, from the coding sequence ATGGATAGTCTATACATAGACAAAGTCCTTTCTGGAGACAGCCATGCTTTTGGTTACTTTATAAGTAACTACAAGGACATGGCATTCTCTGTTTCATTATCAATCGTCAAGAACGAACTGTTGGCAGAAGAGGCAACTCAAGAAGCTTTTATACAAGCTTATCTTTCCCTCAAGACCTTCAATGCCAATTCTAAATTCAGCACTTGGTTTTATAAAATAGTAATTCGCTGTTCTTATAAATTGATCAGTAAAAAGAATATGATGCAGGTTGAATTTGATGTCAATCATCATGATGCTGAAATCGATGAAAATGCTCTACAAACTTTATTGATAGAAGAACAGAAGCAAATGATCAACGAGGTTTTGATGAAGATGCCAAGCAATGAATCATTAGCATTAAGACTTTTCTATTTGGAGGAATTATCTGTTCAAGAATTATGCGATATTACAGGATGGACAATCGCAAACTCTAAAGTAATCCTACATCGAGCAAGGAAAAGAATGGCGTATGAATTAAATAAAGAACTAGACAATGTACATTATGGAAGAAAACAAGGATAA
- a CDS encoding cupin domain-containing protein — protein MEKGIRLMESKSNQDITKIEFVVKPQERTPKHYHKEFSESFLILSGKLEVGCNGKVYNLNVGDSITINALDVHYFHNITKENCVLIVTVSPGNKNFERAILFSKNLSFDGLCTNSGTPKKFKDLALFVKLNNSYSTGLLSLAQPVLNMVAYWNIRNGYLEKMLKKYQIE, from the coding sequence ATGGAAAAAGGAATAAGACTAATGGAGTCTAAAAGTAATCAAGATATCACTAAAATTGAATTTGTTGTAAAACCTCAAGAAAGAACTCCTAAACACTACCATAAGGAATTTTCAGAATCATTTTTAATACTTTCTGGGAAGTTGGAGGTAGGCTGCAATGGAAAGGTTTATAATCTAAATGTGGGAGATTCAATTACAATAAACGCATTGGATGTCCACTATTTTCATAATATAACTAAAGAAAACTGTGTTCTTATCGTAACGGTAAGTCCTGGGAATAAAAATTTTGAACGAGCAATATTGTTCTCAAAGAACCTTTCTTTTGATGGCCTTTGTACAAATTCAGGTACACCCAAGAAATTTAAAGATTTAGCTCTTTTTGTAAAATTGAACAATTCCTATTCGACAGGTTTATTGTCTTTGGCCCAGCCTGTCCTCAATATGGTTGCTTATTGGAATATCAGAAATGGATATTTGGAAAAGATGTTAAAAAAATATCAGATAGAATAA